The Rissa tridactyla isolate bRisTri1 chromosome 6, bRisTri1.patW.cur.20221130, whole genome shotgun sequence genome includes a region encoding these proteins:
- the LOC128910923 gene encoding collagen alpha-1(XIII) chain-like isoform X1: MLEEKSWKGVGEAAFDRGCMAPPRTGNGERCCRLPLLLGSGLPGVSLLSLVLSLLLYFRTSDLQSRVSHLEADRPAQLPAWLSADQMETAILGRVDQLLDEKLKFHLPRHREVRETHQRCNCPAGPPVSTKPLWF; this comes from the exons ATGTTGGAGGAGAAGAGCTGGAAAGGTGTCGGCGAAGCAGCTTTTGACAGGGGGTGCATGGCTCCCCCCAGGACCGGCAATGGGGAGAGATGCTGccgcctccctctcctgctgggcTCGGGGCTACCTGGCGTCTCCCTGCTTTCTCTGGTGCTGAGCCTCCTGCTGTACTTTCGGACATCTGATCTGCAGTCACGGGTGTCCCACTTGGAAGCGGACAGACCCGCACAGCTCCCTGCCTGGCTCTCAGCAGACCAAATGGAGACGGCTATTTTGGGAAGAGTTGACCAACTGCTTGACGAG AAATTAAAGTTTCATTTGCCGAGACATCGAGAAGTTCGAGAGACACACCAGCGTTGCAACTGCCCAGCAG